The Tardibacter chloracetimidivorans region CGGCAAATCCTGTAGCGCGGCCACGCACTCGAGATAGCGCGCTCCGAGCACCGGATGATCGAGATATGCCGCCGCTTCATCGGCCGAGCGGATGCCGAAATGCTTTGCTGTTGAGCTTCGACCGAGGTCGGCGAGCTGCGGGAAGATGTACCAGATCCAATGCGAACGCTTGGCGCCGCGACGGATCTCGGCAAGCGCGCCGGCATAGGCCAGTGTCTGTGCTTCGACGAAACGGTCGAGGGAGGTCGCGTCGGGCATCGTCAGAGCAGTGCCGGCTCGCTGGGCGGGAATACGCGCGTGACCGTCAGGGCGCCTTTCGGAAGCGCGGTCAGCACATCCGATGCCGGCACCGACGGGTCCAACCAATCCGCCCATTGATCGCGCTTCAACGGGATGATCTGGCGATGATGATACGGCCTCACGTCCTCGCCCGGCTCCATCGTCAGCATGGTGATGGCTTCGCCGGCCTGGGGGTGCGAGCGCCAGATGCCGGCTATGCAGAACCAGTCATGATCGTTCATCGTGAACAGCCACTTGGTTTTCCGCTTCTGGCCCGGCTGGGGATCGGTGAATTCATAAAAGCCATCGGCCAATATGAGGCAGCGACCGCTGGTGAACTCGCGGCCCTCCGAGCGGAAATTATAAACCGGCCTGCCGCCTTGGCCTGGCCAGCTCCACTTGCGGTTGACCAGTTCGCCAGCGCCGCGCTCGTCTTCGACGCTGCGCACAATCGGCGCGGTATCGCTGATCTTGATATCCTCGCGTGCCGGCACGTTCGGCGTGCCTTCGGGCATACTGATCTTGATCTTCAGATTGTCGAAATCCTCGGCGATCGAGGCGATATCCACCTCCAGGCGATAATCGTTGCACACCGTTCGTCAGCCTTCCTTGCGACGCTTTATCGTTCCCATTATGTTCTTTGACATGGAACCGCCAATACCTTTCGATTCGGACGCGCCGCTGGGCGCTCGCCGCGCCATCATCCGGCGAAATCCGAACGATGCCAGCGAAATCGAGATGGTCGAGGCGACCTGGGGATCAAACCCGCGGTTCAGCGACGGCGACAG contains the following coding sequences:
- a CDS encoding DUF1810 domain-containing protein, which produces MPDATSLDRFVEAQTLAYAGALAEIRRGAKRSHWIWYIFPQLADLGRSSTAKHFGIRSADEAAAYLDHPVLGARYLECVAALQDLPTSDPVAVFGEVDAMKLRSSLTLFEAARPAALLAAALDRWFGGERDEMTLRLLGGV
- a CDS encoding SOS response-associated peptidase, whose protein sequence is MCNDYRLEVDIASIAEDFDNLKIKISMPEGTPNVPAREDIKISDTAPIVRSVEDERGAGELVNRKWSWPGQGGRPVYNFRSEGREFTSGRCLILADGFYEFTDPQPGQKRKTKWLFTMNDHDWFCIAGIWRSHPQAGEAITMLTMEPGEDVRPYHHRQIIPLKRDQWADWLDPSVPASDVLTALPKGALTVTRVFPPSEPALL